In Pogoniulus pusillus isolate bPogPus1 chromosome 2, bPogPus1.pri, whole genome shotgun sequence, the following are encoded in one genomic region:
- the FKBP7 gene encoding peptidyl-prolyl cis-trans isomerase FKBP7, which translates to MGRALALLLLPLALLATPAQAEGGTAAAEVKIEVLHLPEVCSPKSKKGDLLNAHYDGFLASNGSKFYCSRTQNEGHPKWFVLGVGQVIKGLDIAMMNMCPGEKRKVIIPPSLAYGEQGYAQSKIPPNATLIFEIELYAVNKGPRSVEAFNQIDKDSDKKLSQLEISQYLKEEFARDGKKRHPSVHDEILADIFKKNDHDGDGFISAKEYNVYQHDEL; encoded by the exons ATGGGCCGCGCGTTggctctgcttctcctgccGCTAGCCCTGCTAGCGACCCCGGCGCAGGCCGAAGGCGgcacggcggcggcggaggTTAAAATAGAGGTGCTGCACCTCCCCGAGGTGTGCAGTCCGAAGAGCAAGAAGGGGGATCTGCTGAATGCGCACTACGACGGTTTCCTGGCCAGCAATGGATCCAAGTTTTACTGCAG TCGGACACAAAATGAAGGTCATCCAAAGTGGTTCGTTCTGGGTGTTGGACAAGTCATCAAAGGGTTAGATATTGCTATGATGAATATGTGTCCTGGAGAAAAACGCAAAGTGATCATTCCTCCGTCACTGGCATATGGAGAGCAAGGATACG CACAGAGTAAAATTCCACCCAATGCAACACTGATCTTTGAGATTGAACTTTATGCAGTAAATAAGGGACCTCGCAGTGTTGAAGCATTTAATCAAATAGACAAGGACAGTGACAAGAAGCTCTCTCAACTTGAG aTAAGCCAGTATTTGAAAGAAGAATTTGCAAGAGATGGCAAAAAGCGTCATCCCTCAGTCCACGACGAAATCTTAGCTGATATATTTAAGAAGAATGACCACGATGGAGATGGTTTCATATCAGCAAAGGAATACAATGTCTACCAGCATGATGAACTCTAA
- the PLEKHA3 gene encoding pleckstrin homology domain-containing family A member 3: MEGVLYKWTNYLAGWQPRWFVLDNGILSYYDSQDDVCKGSKGSIKMAVCEIKVHATDNTRMELIIPGEQHFYMKAVNAAERQRWLVALGSAKACLADTRTKKEKEISETSESLKTKMSELRLYCDLLMQQVHTIQEFVHHDETHSPPSIENMNEASSLLSATCNTFITTLEECVKIANAKFKPEMFQLPHPDPLISPVSPSPVQMMKRSVSHPGPCYSDRNNHSIKEPVSFVHRFSQRRRRTYSDTESYSDTPFEDSQRSAHCSRSAVNGDLVSSSIPEENTSVLKERSELEETLSSFSS, encoded by the exons ATGGAGGGGGTCCTGTACAAGTGGACCAACTACCTGGCAG GCTGGCAGCCTCGGTGGTTTGTTTTAGACAATGGGATATTGTCATATTACGATTCACAGGATGATGTttgcaaaggcagcaaaggaAGTATAAAGATGGCTGTGTGTGAAATAAAAG TTCATGCAACAGACAACACAAGAATGGAACTAATCATCCCAGGGGAACAGCATTTCTACATGAAAGCAGTTAATGCAGCCGAAAGACAAAGGTGGCTGGTAGCACTGGGGAGTGCAAAAGCCTGTTTAGCAGATAccagaacaaaaaaagaaaaag aaataaGTGAGACCAGTGAGTCTCTTAAAACCAAAATGTCTGAACTTCGTCTCTACTGTGATCTTTTAATGCAGCAAGTTCATACAATACAAGAATTTGTTCACCATGATGAGACTCACTCTCCTCCCAGCATTGAG AACATGAATGAAGCCTCTTCCTTGCTTAGTGCCACATGTAATACATTTATTACAACACTTGAAGAATGTGTGAAGATTGCTAATGCCAAGTTTAAGCCAGAAatgttccagctgcctcacccaGATCCTTTAATTTCTCCAGTGTCACCATCACCTGTCCAAATG atGAAGCGTTCTGTTAGTCACCCTGGCCCTTGCTATTCAGATAG GAATAATCACTCCATAAAAGAACCAGTTTCATTCGTTCATAGATTTTCACAGCGGCGCAGAAGAACGTACTCTGATACAGAATCTTACAGTGATACTCCCTTTGAAGATTCTCAGA GATCTGCTCATTGTTCTAGAAGTGCTGTCAATGGAGATCTGGTATCATCAAGCATTCCTGAAGAAAATACATCAGTGTTGAAGGAAAGatctgaactggaagagactctttcatccttttcttcctga
- the PJVK gene encoding pejvakin: protein MFAAATKNFVKQVGDGGRLVPVPSLSEADKYQPLSLVIKKRKCLLSKKSKFASTPFTLKDILQGEKEISAGISSYQLLNYEDKSDVSLNGRRGNQIRNDVGFDIAGSDSVAFKASFGIVTKHEVEVPTLLKELTTRKINFDHCLVHQSRKSRLEILCVVMESIRTTRQCSLTVHTGMRGETMRFHIIEDQNSKGRDKAIVFPAHTTIAFSVFELYIHLDGNFELCVTPISKGGFEKEKSTSSSLTKLRRLKSNLFHRNKRVVATIASSDAYLDDLFTDYYEKAASMTDLSTSYLREGSHIRINLLNNNIPKGPCVLCGMGSSRRETVYGCLECSFNGQKYVRLHAVPCFDLWHKRVK from the exons ATGTTTGCTGCTGCTACCAAAAACTTTGTTAAACAAGTCGGTGATGGAGGAAGACTAGTTCCAGTGCCCAGTCTCAGTGAAGCTGATAAATACCAACCTCTGAGCCTTGTgattaagaaaagaaaatgtttactTTCAAAAAAATCTAAATTTGCTTCAACGCCTTTCACATTAAAAGACATTCTTCAAGGGGAGAAGGAAATTTCTGCAG GCATCTCATCTTACCAGTTGCTGAACTATGAAGACAAATCGGATGTGTCGCTTAATGGTAGAAGAGGAAATCAGATAAGGAATGATGTTGGGTTTGATATTGCTGGATCAGATTCTGTTGCCTTTAAAGCTTCGTTTGGCATAGTGACCAAACATGAGGTTGAAGTACCAACATTACTTAAAGAACTTACTACAAG AAAAATAAACTTTGATCATTGTCTAGTCCATCAGTCACGAAAAAGTAGGCTGGAAATTTTGTGCGTGGTCATGGAAAGTATTAGAActaccaggcagtgctccttaACTGTCCATACTGGAATGCGTGGAGAGACGATGAGG TTTCACATTATTGAAGATCAGAACTCTAAAGGGCGAGACAAAGCCATTGTTTTTCCTGCTCATACAACGATTGCTTTCAGTGTATTTGAACTCTATATTCATTTGGATGGTAATTTTG AACTCTGTGTGACTCCTATTTCAAAAGGAGGGTTTGAAAAAGAGAAATCTACATCATCTTCACTGACCAAATTAAGGAGGTTAAAGAGTAATCTGTTTCATCGAA ATAAAAGAGTAGTGGCTACCATTGCCAGCTCTGATGCTTACCTGGATGACCTTTTCACAGATTATTATGAAAAAGCTGCGAGCATGACAGATCTGTCTACAAGCTATCTCAGAGAAGGGTCTCATATCCGAATTAATTTACTTAATAACAACATCCCCAAAGGTCCCTGTGTCCTTTGTGGAATGGGAAGTTCTAGAAGGGAGACAGTCTATGGATGCCTAGAATGCTCTTTTAATGGACAGAAGTATGTACGACTGCATGCTGTGCCCTGTTTTGACCTCTGGCATAAAAGAGTAAAGTAA